One segment of Panicum virgatum strain AP13 chromosome 3K, P.virgatum_v5, whole genome shotgun sequence DNA contains the following:
- the LOC120698196 gene encoding receptor kinase-like protein Xa21, translating into MAMRSLSLLLLLSSCLSISTTLLVAAGDAAALLAFKAAADGGGALASWSASSSGGFCSWEGVTCGRKHRRVVTLSLPSRGLTGVLSPAIGNMSFLRTLNLTNNNIAGDLPASLGRLRRLQVLDLTSNAFSGEIPANLSFCYSLEYMILQGNQLVGPVPPELGHTLTRLTALALMYNNLTGSIPASLGNLSSLEYLNLAQNQLHGTIPPSLGGIIGLQVISLGSNRLSGEPSHYLYNLSSLQQLWLQRNMLHGVIPDDIGSRFPGMSSLSFAGNQFMGPIPASISNLTALQVLDLSGNRLSGHVPHTLGRLRALQRAHLGHNRLEANDKEGWEFIASLSNCSMLQQLIINSDAAFTGQIPHSIGNLSTTLQLLALDDTGISGTIPSSIGNLVGLESLTVSNTSICGVIPNSIGKLGNLVQLGLYNTNLSGLIPSSIGNLSKLTKLFAYNGNLEGPLPTSLGKLTNLTALDLHLNRLNGLIPKEIFRLPLLSSSLDLSHNFLSGPIPSEVSQLKNINNLILTGNQLSGEIPDGIGECTVLQGLWLDNNLFEGTIPQSLSNIKGLIALQLSRNKLSGTIPNAMGTMYGLQELYLAHNNLSGRIPTLLDNLTSLLELDLSFNNLQGEVPQEGVFKNLANFSIIGNKELCGGIPQLRLAPCHTNSMKKNRKRQMKSLKIALGTTGALLILASLVAFIHFMHTKLRQKQKSPFQQPKVEEQFGRVSYQAIANGTNGFSEDNLLGRGSFGAVYKCTFQDEQTITAVKVFNLEQSGSHRSFVAECEALRRMRHHCLLKIITCCSSINQHHEEFKALVFEFMPNGSLNGWLHPKSSMPTISNTLSLEQRLNIAVDIMDALDYLHNHCQPPIVHCDLKPSNILLTEDMSARVGDFGISRILPESVGHVRTLQNSRSTIGLRGSIGYVAPEYGEGSTVSTLGDVYSLGILLLEMFTGRNPTDDMFRDSIDLHKFSEDALPDRIWEIADAAMWLHTDIDHNSRRSIIENFLISVIALGISCSQKQLKERVPIQNAAIEMHHIRDSYLKFVRSHMVEHIGVATTL; encoded by the exons ATGGCGATGCGCTCACtcagcttgctgctgctgctatcaTCCTGTCTTTCCATCTCAACGACGCTCCtcgtggcggccggcgacgcggcTGCGCTGCTGGCCTtcaaggccgccgccgacggcggcggcgcgcttgcTTCCTGGAgcgccagcagcagcggcgggttCTGCAGCTGGGAGGGCGTCACATGCGGGCGCAAGCACCGGCGAGTGGTGACGCTGAGCCTACCGTCCCGTGGGCTCACTGGCGTCCTCTCCCCGGCCATCGGCAACATGTCGTTCCTCCGGACGCTCAACCTCACCAACAACAATATTGCCGGAGACCTCCCGGCGAGCCtcggccgcctgcgccgcctccagGTCCTCGACCTGACCAGCAACGCCTTCTCTGGCGAGATCCCCGCTAACCTAAGCTTTTGTTACAGCCTAGAGTACATGATCCTCCAGGGCAACCAGCTTGTCGGGCCTGTGCCCCCCGAACTTGGGCACACGCTGACACGCCTTACGGCGCTCGCCCTAATGTATAATAACCTCACCGGCTCCATTCCGGCGTCGCTCGGCAATTTGTCGTCGCTGGAGTACCTAAACCTTGCGCAGAACCAGCTGCATGGCACAATCCCACCAAGCCTCGGCGGCATCATTGGCCTACAAGTCATCTCCCTTGGCTCAAACCGCCTCTCCGGTGAGCCCTCACACTACCTTTACAACTTGTCTTCGCTACAGCAGTTGTGGCTTCAGAGAAACATGCTCCATGGAGTCATTCCTGACGACATCGGCAGCAGGTTTCCCGGCATGAGCTCTCTAAGCTTTGCTGGGAATCAGTTCATGGGTCCTATCCCTGCTTCAATATCCAACCTCACTGCTCTCCAAGTACTCGatctctctgggaataggcttAGCGGACATGTGCCTCACACACTAGGGAGACTACGAGCTCTGCAACGCGCGCACTTGGGTCACAATAGGCTTGAAGCAAATGACAAGGAAGGATGGGAATTCATCGCTTCACTATCAAACTGCAGCATGCTCCAGCAGTTAATTATCAACAGCGATGCTGCTTTCACTGGGCAGATACCACACTCAATAGGGAATCTCTCAACAACTCTGCAACTCCTTGCCTTGGATGACACTGGGATCTCAGGAACAATTCCCTCATCCATTGGCAATCTGGTGGGCCTCGAATCACTCACTGTGTCGAATACTTCTATATGCGGAGTGATTCCAAATAGCATCGGCAAGCTGGGAAACTTGGTTCAACTAGGTTTGTACAACACCAACTTGTCAGGCCTCATACCTTCATCTATTGGAAACCTCTCAAAGTTGACTAAGCTATTTGCATACAATGGCAACCTAGAGGGTCCACTTCCAACAAGCTTAGGGAAGCTCACAAATCTAACAGCCCTTGATCTACACCTGAATCGCTTAAATGGTCTGATCCCGAAAGAGATTTTCAGATTGCCTCTCCTTTCCTCGTCCCTAGATTTATCACACAATTTTCTATCAGGCCCAATTCCCTCTGAAGTTAGTCAATTGAAAAATATTAATAACCTGATTCTAACAGGTAACCAATTGTCTGGAGAGATACCTGATGGTATTGGTGAGTGCACCGTGCTGCAGGGACTTTGGTTGGACAACAACTTATTCGAGGGAACAATACCTCAGTCTTTAAGTAATATAAAGGGGCTTATAGCACTCCAGCTGTCCCGGAATAAGTTGTCGGGGACTATTCCTAATGCCATGGGGACTATGTATGGCTTGCAGGAGTTGTATCTAGCACATAACAACTTGTCAGGGAGAATCCCTACACTTCTAGATAATTTGACATCGCTACTAGAATTGGATTTGTCCTTCAACAACCTGCAAGGGGAGGTGCCTCAAGAGGGAGTTTTCAAAAATTTAGCTAACTTCTCAATTATAGGGAATAAAGAGCTTTGTGGTGGAATACCTCAGCTTCGTTTAGCTCCATGCCACACGAACTCCatgaaaaagaatagaaaaagGCAAATGAAGTCTCTTAAAATAGCTCTGGGAACAACTGGTGCACTCTTGATCTTAGCTTCCCTTGTTGCTTTCATCCATTTTATGCATACTAAGCTTAGACAAAAGCAGAAGAGCCCATTCCAACAACCAAAAGTTGAGGAACAATTTGGAAGAGTTTCTTATCAAGCAATAGCAAATGGAACAAATGGATTTTCCGAAGACAATTTACTTGGTAGGGGAAGCTTCGGGGCGGTCTATAAATGCACTTTTCAAGATGAGCAAACTATCACCGCTGTGAAGGTTTTTAACCTTGAACAATCTGGATCCCATAGAAGTTTTGTGGCTGAATGTGAGGCACTTAGGAGGATGCGTCACCACTGTCTCTTAAAGATCATCACTTGTTGCTCCAGCATCAATCAGCACCATGAAGAGTTTAAGGCACTAGTTTTTGAGTTCATGCCGAATGGTAGCTTGAACGGTTGGCTTCATCCGAAATCTAGCATGCCCACTATAAGCAATACTCTAAGCCTAGAACAAAGGCTAAACATTGCTGTTGATATCATGGATGCTCTCGACTATCTTCATAATCACTGTCAGCCACCAATTGTTCATTGTGATCTTAAGCCAAGCAACATTCTTCTCACAGAAGACATGAGTGCCCGAGTTGGAGACTTTGGCATATCTAGAATCCTTCCAGAAAGTGTCGGGCATGTTAGAACGCTGCAAAATTCCAGAAGCACAATTGGACTAAGAGGCTCCATTGGCTATGTTGCTCCAG AATATGGTGAAGGTTCTACAGTCTCAACTCTTGGAGATGTTTATAGCCTTGGCATATTGCTACTTGAGATGTTCACAGGAAGGAACCCAACAGACGATATGTTTAGGGATTCAATTGATCTACATAAGTTTTCAGAAGATGCTCTTCCGGACAGAATCTGGGAGATAGCTGATGCAGCAATGTGGCTCCACACAGACATCGATCACAACAGTAGAAGAAGCATAATAGAGAATTTCTTGATTTCTGTCATTGCCCTTGGAATATCCTGCTCACAGAAACAACTTAAGGAGCGGGTGCCAATACAGAATGCAGCCATTGAGATGCATCATATCAGGGATTCGTACCTCAAGTTTGTCAGATCTCATATGGTGGAACATATAGGAGTAGCAACAACTCTGTAG